One Mercenaria mercenaria strain notata chromosome 12, MADL_Memer_1, whole genome shotgun sequence DNA segment encodes these proteins:
- the LOC123534483 gene encoding uncharacterized protein LOC123534483 isoform X2, which translates to MCGSKMSRKNFTRVITRFSKLGFAVKMKLTGFKIEGINNSGVIWFFSVQGLFHVAFDLGNMAFQRDCLLELQEVWLKRYDDPLLPADGILRFNKRLKVVPEDCILSDVSCPQNIQQEIEARKPVGRACTSKCIVLSNEKSIHAKVYVDYRGNIVSTESVCNCVSSCECCPEYAMEETVSCENSCAVDETDAAACSDPTANNMECNPSYTDNDRQSYEYLGTRKFREKLIQFIQTTFIEEVSNPVVRQIMLVLEYLNYFAKLEKTDAFENFGCILFKIMEEFLVLVGVDDGMPNVFKNTFGISREKFILLYQISDWLGQEYHKLEELIKEKVETFKRDNITCIDTLPSAETITDTLFPSFMKTFVTNWLGFHNENHILHGKSELNVMSDHCYTQPPKNDIPGNINYQLVQLILEFGSNCLISGIGHVVFSRLQIENRSDV; encoded by the exons ATGTGTGGTTCAAAAATGTCAAGGAAGAACTTTACAAGAGTGATCACAAGGTTTTCAAAACTGGGTTTTGCAGTAAAGATGAAACTTACAG GTTTTAAGATAGAAGGGATCAACAATAGTGGTGTTATATGGTTCTTCAGTGTACAGGGACTGTTCCATGTTGCCTTTGATCTAGGAAATATGGCCTTCCAGAGAGACTGCCTGTTAGAACTTCAG GAAGTGTGGTTGAAGCGTTATGATGACCCTCTTCTACCAGCAGATGGCATTCTTAGATTCAACAAACGTCTTAAGGTTGTACCGGAGGATTGTATACTCTCTGATGTTAGCTGTCCGCAAAACATACAGCAAGAAATTGAAGCTAGAAAGCCTGTGGGTAGGGCTTGCACCAGTAAATGTATTGTTCTCTCAAATGAAAAAAGCATACATGCTAAAGTATATGTCGACTACAGGGGAAATATCGTCAGTACAGAAAGTGTTTGTAACTGTGTCAGTTCTTGTGAATGTTGTCCAGAGTATGCGATGGAAGAAACCGTTTCGTGTGAAAACAGTTGTGCTGTTGATGAGACAGATGCTGCAGCATGCTCAGATCCGACTGCAAACAACATGGAGTGCAATCCTTCATACACAGATAATGACAGACAAAGTTATGAATACCTAGGTACAAGAAAATTTAGAGAAAAACTGATACAGTTCATTCAGACAACATTTATAGAAGAAGTCTCTAACCCGGTTGTGCGGCAGATAATGCTGGTGCTTGAGTACTTGAACTATTTTGCAAAATTAGAGAAAACCGATGCATTTGAAAACTTTGGatgcattttatttaaaataatggaGGAGTTTTTGGTGTTAGTTGGGGTTGACGATGGAATGCCCAATGTTTTCAAGAACACATTTGGAATATCTCGAGAAAAGTTCATCCTGCTGTATCAGATCAGTGACTGGCTAGGCCAGGAATATCACAAACTGGAGGAATTGATAAAGGAAAAAGTTGAAACATTTAAAAGAGACAATATTACTTGTATTGATACACTGCCATCCGCAGAAACAATAACTGACACCTTATTTCCATCATTTATGAAAACCTTCGTAACAAACTGGCTTGGATTTCACAATGAAAACCATATTTTACATGGCAAGTCAGAGTTAAATGTAATGTCAGACCATTGCTATACTCAACCACCAAAGAATGACATACCAGGAAATATAAATTATCAGTTGGTACAGTTGATACTAGAGTTTGGGTCAAACTGTCTCATATCTGGGATAGGTCATGTTGTGTTCTCACGGTTACAGATTGAGAATAGATCAGATGTTTGA
- the LOC123534483 gene encoding uncharacterized protein LOC123534483 isoform X1 has product MASAKSRSTPARFKCLSTITLGGNEIRFIGVNERNNGVHFPQTVKHCPGRLLFLASDVMCGSKMSRKNFTRVITRFSKLGFAVKMKLTGFKIEGINNSGVIWFFSVQGLFHVAFDLGNMAFQRDCLLELQEVWLKRYDDPLLPADGILRFNKRLKVVPEDCILSDVSCPQNIQQEIEARKPVGRACTSKCIVLSNEKSIHAKVYVDYRGNIVSTESVCNCVSSCECCPEYAMEETVSCENSCAVDETDAAACSDPTANNMECNPSYTDNDRQSYEYLGTRKFREKLIQFIQTTFIEEVSNPVVRQIMLVLEYLNYFAKLEKTDAFENFGCILFKIMEEFLVLVGVDDGMPNVFKNTFGISREKFILLYQISDWLGQEYHKLEELIKEKVETFKRDNITCIDTLPSAETITDTLFPSFMKTFVTNWLGFHNENHILHGKSELNVMSDHCYTQPPKNDIPGNINYQLVQLILEFGSNCLISGIGHVVFSRLQIENRSDV; this is encoded by the exons ATGGCGTCGGCGAAGTCTAGGTCGACTCCAGCTCGGTTCAAATGCCTTTCCACTATAACGCTTGGTGGTAATGAGATCAGATTTATTGGAGTTAATGAAAGAAACAATGGCGTGCATTTCCCACAGACTGTCAAGCAT TGTCCAGGACGGCTTCTGTTCCTTGCCTCAGATGTAATGTGTGGTTCAAAAATGTCAAGGAAGAACTTTACAAGAGTGATCACAAGGTTTTCAAAACTGGGTTTTGCAGTAAAGATGAAACTTACAG GTTTTAAGATAGAAGGGATCAACAATAGTGGTGTTATATGGTTCTTCAGTGTACAGGGACTGTTCCATGTTGCCTTTGATCTAGGAAATATGGCCTTCCAGAGAGACTGCCTGTTAGAACTTCAG GAAGTGTGGTTGAAGCGTTATGATGACCCTCTTCTACCAGCAGATGGCATTCTTAGATTCAACAAACGTCTTAAGGTTGTACCGGAGGATTGTATACTCTCTGATGTTAGCTGTCCGCAAAACATACAGCAAGAAATTGAAGCTAGAAAGCCTGTGGGTAGGGCTTGCACCAGTAAATGTATTGTTCTCTCAAATGAAAAAAGCATACATGCTAAAGTATATGTCGACTACAGGGGAAATATCGTCAGTACAGAAAGTGTTTGTAACTGTGTCAGTTCTTGTGAATGTTGTCCAGAGTATGCGATGGAAGAAACCGTTTCGTGTGAAAACAGTTGTGCTGTTGATGAGACAGATGCTGCAGCATGCTCAGATCCGACTGCAAACAACATGGAGTGCAATCCTTCATACACAGATAATGACAGACAAAGTTATGAATACCTAGGTACAAGAAAATTTAGAGAAAAACTGATACAGTTCATTCAGACAACATTTATAGAAGAAGTCTCTAACCCGGTTGTGCGGCAGATAATGCTGGTGCTTGAGTACTTGAACTATTTTGCAAAATTAGAGAAAACCGATGCATTTGAAAACTTTGGatgcattttatttaaaataatggaGGAGTTTTTGGTGTTAGTTGGGGTTGACGATGGAATGCCCAATGTTTTCAAGAACACATTTGGAATATCTCGAGAAAAGTTCATCCTGCTGTATCAGATCAGTGACTGGCTAGGCCAGGAATATCACAAACTGGAGGAATTGATAAAGGAAAAAGTTGAAACATTTAAAAGAGACAATATTACTTGTATTGATACACTGCCATCCGCAGAAACAATAACTGACACCTTATTTCCATCATTTATGAAAACCTTCGTAACAAACTGGCTTGGATTTCACAATGAAAACCATATTTTACATGGCAAGTCAGAGTTAAATGTAATGTCAGACCATTGCTATACTCAACCACCAAAGAATGACATACCAGGAAATATAAATTATCAGTTGGTACAGTTGATACTAGAGTTTGGGTCAAACTGTCTCATATCTGGGATAGGTCATGTTGTGTTCTCACGGTTACAGATTGAGAATAGATCAGATGTTTGA